The stretch of DNA AGTGTCAAACTCATGTACCAAATTATGTATTAAGCCTAAAATCTATTtttatgaagttaaaaaaaatctcattttagTCACTTCCATTGAAAACTCTAATAAAAATCTGACATGGCATTATTTTGATAGATGAACAATGATTTTTGGTCACTTCCACATATCAAAATAAAGTCATGTCATATTTTTGTTAGAATTTTTAATGGAAAGGACCAAAATGAATAGATCATATAAGCTGAATCCTTAAAttgtaattttcttattttaattacttaaaattgggtgagaatgtagtaataaaaaaaaaagcatttagTAATGatcatttttgttttgattttatttggtGAGTTGAAGAGCGGGGTGAGAATGAGTTGGAGTGCGAGTCAGCAGCGCAAGCGGTTCGACGTGTTTGATTTTGCCGCCGCCGACGAGAGAGTTGAGAGGGAGTCTGCAGAGATACTCGGAAGGTTTAAGAACCCTAAAAGATGCCTCAAGCCACCTTCTCCTCTCGGCAAATACAAGTTTCTTCAACGCTGTAATTTTCTCACTCATTTTCTGCCTATATTCACTTCAATCCCTCGGTGGTTACTATGTTTGGTGCCCGAGAAAGTGCGGGAAAATGCCATCATAttgattcttttatatatatatatatctaacgTGACTTGAAAGTTTTATAACAAAATGAAAATACTGCCGCCCGTTTGTTTTGTtcttatttgatatatttttttccctttttaatttccTGGTTAACAAAAAATCAAAACCACCTTAACTTAATGCATTTGTTTCGTTTTATACGACTTCTTATTCATTCCATTTGCATTGGTTCTTTGCTAACTGATTTGTTAAAATGGCCTTGATGAttacatttttctttcttttgtagtTGCTGGGAGAAATGAAGTTAGCAACAGTCCAATTGATCTTGAAGTTGAAGGTATGGAGTTGGTTTAGGCATAGTGTCATGTTTAGTCTTTTTTGTACTTGCTTTCTTGTTTAATATTTATAGCTTTCTTGTTTAATATTTATAGCTGTTCAATCTTTTTTTTGTCTCCTCAGATTGCAAGAGGACTAAGCTAAGGGAAAGTAGCAATGAACCGATCGAACTAGATTCTGAAGTTACAGAACCTCAATGTGGGTTGATATtgctattttgtttctttatgaGTGATGAATTTGCATTTCTTTGGATTTTTTATTGAACTAGATTTTGAAGTTACAGAGCGTCCAAAAGTTTTGACCTCTGATTGATTTCTGTGGAgttgtaatatttttttctttcttttcttgcatttataatttattaatggcAACTTTCATTGCTTTTGGTGTTTTTCTTGCTTTTTGTGTTGGGCACTATTTCCCTGTTATTCCACCTTTTCCCGGGTGGAAGAAGCAATTGGGGGTTGGAACTGAATTTGTACCTTTAAAGGAGAGGTATTGCTACTAATTAGGCTTGACGCTGTTATTCCATGGCCGTTTCGTGATGGCTGACATGGGAATGTGCATGTGTGTTACAGTGACATTTAGTATAATTAATTTAGCTTTTAGTTAGTTCTTTTCTTGATAGCTTTAATACTTCCAGCTCATATTGGTGCTGTTAAGGAATAGGTGAGGTATAAATAAAAAAGCTAGGttctaatatatattttgtttttggaATCTTGGTTCTAATATTTGAGTAAGACACATGTATGaaataattagaaaaaagtgTGCATGAGAAAAGAACAGAGTTTTTAGTTATTATTGAATTACTTGTGCAATAATATTTATGTAACTATGTTTCTTTCATggtatttatagttttggaaAGTCACAAGACTTGGGAAAGGGGAAAGATTGATGGTCCGATTGATGTTGATGTTGAAGGTATTTGGCATCAGGTGTACGACTTCACTATTGATGTTAAAGTTTCTAATGTCCATCATGTAACTTTGTAGAAGTGCAAGTGACCAAGACTGCACCGAAGGCCAGTAGATATAAAGACAAAGACGTTAATGCTAGTGGTACAGGTCCACTATGCACATTTCCTGCACACCGTCCTGTGAACATGGGAGATGAGATTCCTGACTTGGATAACTCTTTGCAGTCTTTTTCTTCTAATGATGAGGTGTTCTGGCACCTTTCCTTTATTATCTTGAGCAAAATAAAATTCCACTCTAGCTTGTTCTCTATGCGATATTTAAAGTTTCTCATAATGAAATGCTTGCAAGAATTCTTCAAAAAGAAATGCTTGCAGGAAACCATTTGGGTAACATCCCACTTATCAATTAAAATGGCTGCAGAATGAGCAAATTGATATAATTTCAAATGACAATGGCTTGATTGAAATGAGTTCTTCATCAGCATTTGCCTCTTCTCATGTAGAGTTTGGAGGTATTTTCCTTGTTCTTTTAGATTTTGCTTCATAAGTTATGGTACCTTCTTTCTCAAGCATCATGTATTGGCTTGTGATCTTATGCAACATTCTGCTTTTCTCAGATTCTCCTGAGGAGCAAGTTTCGGCTAATGGTTCTGATGTACATGAAATTGTATGTATAGTTTTCTCCCTTGTAGTATTGACTAAGGAGTTTAGCTTTTGATGGCTGTTTAGAGGGTTGTTATTTAAATACTAACCACTTGTTGATTAATATATGATGTCCTGCATTGAAAGTCTACAAGTTTTGGTGCTTCAGATTTCCCTtagaaattcattcatatatGGACTTGTGGAGTTAAACCTTCATTGATATAACTCTTATTCTGCTTGTTTGGTGTGGGTTAACCATTAACATTGTATCTTTTACATTTGTTTATAAAAATAAGTTGTTGACTTATTTCCATATTGTCttgataaatattttttcttttgtatGCTTTACCAGAATGGCAGgatcagtttttttttaatttgtgttaTGCCAcattgtatttatcttttttgcTAATAAATTGAATTTCATTGTAggcctttttatttattatttacttgtAACTTGCAGGAAAAGGAAGATGTGGAAATTATCGTTTCGCCTGATTTTATAATGTATAGGGGCATGTATTGCACAGAGGGTCAGTTAACTTTTTCAAAAACCTTCCTCAAGTTTGAGGACTTTAGCGTAAATGGGACCAAGACAAAAATTAGTTTTATATGGGCTGTGGGTGATATCATTAGTATTGATGCAGAATGGTGTCAAAGGGTGAGTTACCAAAGGTGttcattctatatttttcttcaaaattttgcTGAGATACTTCGAGATTATAATCTTTGAGCTTAATATGCCGCTGGACACAGGTTGAAACAGCCATTATGAATTTTGTTCTACAATCAAAGAATTCTAAGAGAGCTGAAAATGCAAATGAAATTTCAGGTTTGCtaattttcacaaataattctcATTGAATTTTTTCTGGGTATAACATGATATTTGAGGTTCTGAGAGAAAGTATCTGAACTCCAATTAAAAGTATACGTCCAGAAATCTGACATTTTGGAATATCACCTGTCATAGCTTAATTGTATCCTTGCATCATAACCTTGTATGATTTCATTTAGGGGAGAAAACAGCAGCAATCAATAGAATTGGGGCTGTAAAACTGGTTAGAATGAAGGTGGAATTCTAGAAAACTTAGGGTTATAAAAAAACCTCTAGTTTCTTTATATTAATTCAAAGATAATAATAATGTTGTGACCGTATATCTGTTACATCGTATTTATAATAGAATTCCTTGGAAGCAAAGTTACTACACTTTCTTGCAAATAAAGTTTTATTCTTACCCTAGATTTAAACCCTAAAGAAAACTAATAATTCTAGCCGTCCATGATATACCAAATACTtaaaataactttataaaataaaactaaaatcataaaatattaataataaagcTCCTGCGTCATTGTATCTGCACTATTTCCTTTTTAGGTGCCATTTCAAAGAAACTGTCTTCAACCATCTTCTTCCAACAGGAATTGTTTTAGATGCTGTTGTGATCTCATTTATTGGTTTATCTTTTCTCAGCAATAAATTTTGAACTAGATTCTTGATTGCTGCAGTCATTGAGTCATTGAAGTTTTCAGTATATGATACTTGTTGGTCTGAAAGGCAGGACTCAATCAAATCATTGAGTGTGAGATACAGAGATGTATGGAACACTCTTTCTGAGTAAGTTTTCTACTGACTTTGTTTCTTATCGAGTTATCACTTTTTTCAATGTAGATCTAGAGAGTGATGGTTTCTTGTATTAGAATATATGGGCATTTGATTTTGTTTTCCCTGTCCAGAGAAATGGTGATCTTGCATATACCATTTGGTTTGACCTATTTTCTTGTTAATGTCGTTGTATTCTAGCTCTGATCAGCGTCTTCTGGCATTCACTGTGTTTTAGTCCCTTTCTTCTATTGTAACTTCCTATTTATGTGTAAATGAAAATTTCTTTTGTTTGCATACGTGCATGGTTTAATTGCATTGATTTAACCATTCATGATATTTGCAGCAAAAATGAAGAGAATACCTTGATGAGGCAGAATGGCAGGTTTTCTTCAAAGCCATATTTTTATGAGTAAGTTGAAGAAACTTCTATGTTTTTTTTACCAGTTGAGACAGAACATCTGGTGCTAATCGGTTTCTGAATGCATTTTAATGGATCGTTTGATGATTAGTACTTCTCTATATCCTTTTCCTTTCTCGAGGTACAAGCTCTATATTTTTTGGGTTTTATGGATTTAGGGATTTGAACCTGTCCTTTTCCTaacccaaaaaaaagaaaaaactaaaaataagctTTCAGTCAGTATCATAAtatctctttaaagttttaatgattttacctTCTTTTTTCCCTTCTGTTTTAGATCGTTTATAACTATGTTATATTTCAGCCCTTGCCCTTTTCTTTGAAGCGGTTTCGAGAATCCTCAGGATATATTCCCATTTGAAAATACTATTTCCTAACTTTTAGCATAAATGAAGTGGGAGTTTACCTTCAAGGACCAATACTGGATATGGTTGTTATGGCAGTCATTCATTTTCCTTCTTCTGTATATGTATGTACATGTgtattatttagttttaaagcTTTAAATCTTTCACCTATGTCTTTTCTATTTATCACTTAAGactttttcatctttttcgaAAATTGATGCATCTAACTAATTTGTTGTGCAGTTTTCATGAACATTTTGAAGAAGTTATCTATCCGAAAGGTGATCCTGATGCTATTTCAATTAGCAAGAGAGATGTTGAACTTCTTTGCCCAGAAACATTCATCAATGATACTATCATTGACTTCTATATTAAGTAAGCTTGAAATGATATATTCTATGTTCTTCGTTTTCTTCTTCATGCTCTCAAGGTTAGCCTATTTTAGATCTTGGATGTGCTAGTCTTCGTTCAACCTTGAGGTTTCATTTATCAAATATACGTGCAATATAGTTATGGCATTGGAAACATCTCGTCTTTATCACCATGTCTTCTTGTTTCAGCATAAGTAGTTATTCTACATTGTTGGATTAGcagcattttttttttcatttcaagaaATTTACTACTTTATAATATTCAAATGGTGATCTGCGCTTATACAATAGACAGCTGAAATTATCATCTCAAGATTCGCTGCTAGGTCTCTAATTTAACATCATAATCATGATGAATGTCTAAGTGCCTTGTGAGAGTTAATGAGAAACCTTCCCTATGTTTAATTTATGATCCCAAGCCAAGGTATTATATTATGTGTTGGTTCTATTCCCTGACTTGAAATGATTGATGTTTGTTTCTGATCCATTGGCAGATATTTGAAGAATAAAATTAAACCCGAGGAGCAACATAGGTTCCACTTTTTCAGTAGCTTTTTCTTTCTGAAGCTTGCTGATCTGGATAAAGGTTTATCTGATGAATGTCAAGCCAAATCAGCATTTCAACGTGTTCATAAATGGACGAGGAAGGTGGATATCTTTGAAAAGGATTACATTTTCATTCCTGTAAATTACAGGTGATAAGCTTatctgttttttctttctttcttttttttttttaacatggcATGAGAGAACAATCTTTATGTAGCTTCCTAATGAGTTATTAACACATCTCCATGACAGTCTTCATTGGAGTTTGATTGTCATCTGTCATCCTGGTGAAGTGGCTAAACTCAAAGGCAAGCTCATAATGGACTGTCTGAGCATGGCTTAGCAACTAGGATTATGATTATCTCCACTTTTACCTTAGTTTTGGTTGTCTTGCAGATGATGCAACTGAAAATTTACTTAAAGTCCCTTGCATCTTGCACATGGATTCAATTAGAGGAAGTCATAGGGGCCTTAAAAACCTTTTCCAGAGGTAATTTCTTCATGATTATTTTCTTTAGTTGCgatgcttttattttgtttgcaACTTAGAACAGAAAAACCAAAATGAAGAAACTTAGAAATTGTTGGACAAATCATCTGGCCTTGTTATTTTAAGATGGAGCTGTGTATCTCAAAATTTCTTGCTCTGTTTGAAATAGTCATTCTTGCTTTTAAAGATcttattattgattattatatCCTCATTTCATTGCCATGAAATGACAGTTACTTAACTGAAGAGTGGAAACAGAGGCATAAAGAGGCAGCAGATGATGttccttcaaaatttttaaatttacagTTTGTCCCACTAGAGGTATTGCTCCTCTTGTTTCTGCTGTGGTGTCGGTTAGCATGTTATGTATCCTTGTTTTTTTATTAGAAAGCATCACATTCACATTTTGCAAAATTAATTGACTATTTATATTTTATGGTTCAGCTGCCACAACAGGAAAATTCATTTGACTGTGGCCTCTTTTTGCTGCATTATGTGGAACGCTTTCTTCTTCAAGCACCAATCAATTTCTCCCCTTCTAAGACAACAGGATCCTCCAACTTTGTGAGTACTGCCATTACTTTCTTCAAGATTTGAAACTTGCATAATGCTATTATGTGGAACTCTTTGAAACTTGCTTTCTTCAACCTTCTTATATTCACCTTTTCTAATATTATCTTCGACTTTTTCAGCTTAATATGAATTGGTTTCCACCTGCTGAGGCTTCTTTGAAACGTTGTCATATCAAGAGGTTAATCTATGAAATCCTGGAAGAACAATCCTGTAGTTCCCCGTCAGTTGATGGCATCTATAAATACTCATCCTCCCTCTTACCCCTCCATAGTGAGCAAGATTCTGGAGTAAAGTCCATTGACCAGATTGGCAGTTCAGCAGAAACATGTCATGATCATTCCTCAAATTCTAACGATTTGATACTCTCTGCTGCATCCCCTACAACAGTTCTAGAAGGCCAGAAAGACTCGGAATTAGAGATTTTTGATTGTTATGAGGTGGGAATTCTCGGGGGATCGCTTGTAAACTATACACATGGTCAAAGAAATGCTATGTCACCTATAGAGgtaacattttatttctttattaccaATAAGCTTAAGTCTGATATAAGATCAATTTGCCAATGAAAATTGATAAGGTGTGAATCCTCTGTCTGTAACTTTCTGATTTGCATCAATGGAAATTTTAGCATATAGAGAATATAAGCTGATTCACTGGCTATTTTCATTGTTATGTAATCATTTCTCCATGTCTTTTATTAGATGATAAGAAATCTTGCCAATAAGATTTAGCATGCTTGCACTTATCCAACATCCATCAATGAAACAGGAAATAGAAGAGACAAGTGAAGAAATTGCTGCTGATTCTCCCATAGATCTTGATGGTGAAGCTTCTGGATCGGTAACTGAATCTCGCTTATTCATACGGTGTCCTAGCAAAGACGTTAGTGTATTAAGTACATCATGGAACCAACATATACCATTGCATGTTGAGGATTCAGATTTTAACAAGTTGAGTGATTCTCCAGATTCATCAGAGATAAGGCTAGACGACGATGACCAGGTATCCAATCATGGAGGGGAATCTAATAAAACTATATCGTCCGCAACCTCAAATGAAGGTTACTCTGATTGTATTATTGAAGATTCTCAGGAGTCAAGTGGCATGATCATGCACGATGACATTGCAAGTACATGTTCCTCTTTGTACTTTGATAGGGACATTTCAGCTCTATCCCATCAACAAGTAGACCCGACTACGAAATTTGATCTTAAAGACAATTTGATCCCGATGACCAAAGGTGATGAAGAGCCAGTCACTGAGGTTCCCAAGGCATATATAACTTCTTGCCGAAGGAAAGCTCGAAGCTTTTCAAAATAGTTGCATTTCTGATCACATCAACAAGCAAAATCGATCTGAAAAGAGATTTCGATGCCGATGAATGATGGAGATCATGTGTCTGAAAGGCGATGAACAAACCGGCCACAAAGGGTTCCAAAGGTATATACCACTTCTTAGCACTAGTTAACGTTGTATACTTTTGTCTGTCATGTCAGTAATCCATGGTTTCCATTTTGTATATTCCATTTTCCTTTAGAGAAAGTTTAGTAGTTTTCTGGAAATCAAATTGAATATctaatcaaatcgaatcgaattacatttgattaattagtttttaaaaaatatttttataaagtattttaattttttttactaatttaaataaattttttatttttatatttgtaaaagaaagtagttataaaataaataaaaatagaatttagttTGGTTCAGATGATTTTAGTTTTCTAACTTACAAACAGTGAAtcaatttatttgaataaattgaaattaaattgaaataaccaATAAAATGGTCAAATTATAGTTTTGTCCCTCTATCAtgctaaaatttaatatttaatccttatactttgatttgacataatttaatttaattgttattggTTAGTTCAATCAGTTAGTATTGTTGATTTTATCAAAATGctgatttgaattttattattagaatatatatattttaaaaatataaattagcaTTTTAACCataatagttaatattattaattgacTACTGAATTAATCGATTAAatcatatcaaattaaaataaaaaaagttgcaaatataagtataataaagagatcaaaatcataatttgacccaaataaattattaaatataggTATTTTAATGGAAAAAGATCAGTGCTTTTGAAATGCTTTTAAAAAGTattgtgaaaaatatttttaaaaagtttagtttaaaattggagtgtttagcattgttgtcaaaaaatatttttaaagaataaaatattcattttagacatgttattattaaataataaatatgtatttaaataatatttaaattattattataatttgttgttaatattttaatatatgaaatataaaaaaatatttttaagcaataaatattaattatttataaaatttaattagaatatataagctatattttaaatatttaaatataatcattaaatatttgtaactaatattttaaaaaatattttttatttttaattaata from Gossypium hirsutum isolate 1008001.06 chromosome D04, Gossypium_hirsutum_v2.1, whole genome shotgun sequence encodes:
- the LOC107898781 gene encoding probable ubiquitin-like-specific protease 2B isoform X2, which codes for MSWSASQQRKRFDVFDFAAADERVERESAEILGRFKNPKRCLKPPSPLGKYKFLQRFAGRNEVSNSPIDLEVEDCKRTKLRESSNEPIELDSEVTEPQFLESHKTWERGKIDGPIDVDVEEVQVTKTAPKASRYKDKDVNASGTGPLCTFPAHRPVNMGDEIPDLDNSLQSFSSNDENEQIDIISNDNGLIEMSSSSAFASSHVEFGDSPEEQVSANGSDVHEIEKEDVEIIVSPDFIMYRGMYCTEGQLTFSKTFLKFEDFSVNGTKTKISFIWAVGDIISIDAEWCQRVETAIMNFVLQSKNSKRAENANEISVIESLKFSVYDTCWSERQDSIKSLSVRYRDVWNTLSDKNEENTLMRQNGRFSSKPYFYDFHEHFEEVIYPKGDPDAISISKRDVELLCPETFINDTIIDFYIKYLKNKIKPEEQHRFHFFSSFFFLKLADLDKGLSDECQAKSAFQRVHKWTRKVDIFEKDYIFIPVNYSLHWSLIVICHPGEVAKLKDDATENLLKVPCILHMDSIRGSHRGLKNLFQSYLTEEWKQRHKEAADDVPSKFLNLQFVPLELPQQENSFDCGLFLLHYVERFLLQAPINFSPSKTTGSSNFLNMNWFPPAEASLKRCHIKRLIYEILEEQSCSSPSVDGIYKYSSSLLPLHSEQDSGVKSIDQIGSSAETCHDHSSNSNDLILSAASPTTVLEGQKDSELEIFDCYEVGILGGSLVNYTHGQRNAMSPIEEIEETSEEIAADSPIDLDGEASGSVTESRLFIRCPSKDIHQR
- the LOC107898781 gene encoding probable ubiquitin-like-specific protease 2A isoform X1; the protein is MSWSASQQRKRFDVFDFAAADERVERESAEILGRFKNPKRCLKPPSPLGKYKFLQRFAGRNEVSNSPIDLEVEDCKRTKLRESSNEPIELDSEVTEPQFLESHKTWERGKIDGPIDVDVEEVQVTKTAPKASRYKDKDVNASGTGPLCTFPAHRPVNMGDEIPDLDNSLQSFSSNDENEQIDIISNDNGLIEMSSSSAFASSHVEFGDSPEEQVSANGSDVHEIEKEDVEIIVSPDFIMYRGMYCTEGQLTFSKTFLKFEDFSVNGTKTKISFIWAVGDIISIDAEWCQRVETAIMNFVLQSKNSKRAENANEISVIESLKFSVYDTCWSERQDSIKSLSVRYRDVWNTLSDKNEENTLMRQNGRFSSKPYFYDFHEHFEEVIYPKGDPDAISISKRDVELLCPETFINDTIIDFYIKYLKNKIKPEEQHRFHFFSSFFFLKLADLDKGLSDECQAKSAFQRVHKWTRKVDIFEKDYIFIPVNYSLHWSLIVICHPGEVAKLKDDATENLLKVPCILHMDSIRGSHRGLKNLFQSYLTEEWKQRHKEAADDVPSKFLNLQFVPLELPQQENSFDCGLFLLHYVERFLLQAPINFSPSKTTGSSNFLNMNWFPPAEASLKRCHIKRLIYEILEEQSCSSPSVDGIYKYSSSLLPLHSEQDSGVKSIDQIGSSAETCHDHSSNSNDLILSAASPTTVLEGQKDSELEIFDCYEVGILGGSLVNYTHGQRNAMSPIEEIEETSEEIAADSPIDLDGEASGSVTESRLFIRCPSKDVSVLSTSWNQHIPLHVEDSDFNKLSDSPDSSEIRLDDDDQVSNHGGESNKTISSATSNEGYSDCIIEDSQESSGMIMHDDIASTCSSLYFDRDISALSHQQVDPTTKFDLKDNLIPMTKGDEEPVTEVPKAYITSCRRKARSFSK